The following is a genomic window from Moorella sp. Hama-1.
TCGCTATACCCCATCAATCTCTCTTCCGTAACGATAATGGGGATGCAGTCCAAAGCCTCTTCGACTACCCGGGCCAAAAGTGCCGTACCCACCGGCCCATCAGTCTCGGTCAGCCCTTCAATCAGCCAGGACCGGGAGGGCCAGCCGGTAATGAGGATCACCCGATCACCGGGTTTTACCCTCGCTTTTAAAGCTGCGGCGGCCGCCATGGTCAGGGGACCATCCTGTAGCTCCCGGGCAGCTTGATAGAGCTTGTCGACCACACCCCGGGCCGTGATATCCATACTCACCAGTTTATCCAGGGATTCACCGATGGACACAAATTTAGGATCCATACTTTTTTCCTCCTTCAGTGACAGCAATACTTTCCGGTAACCGGCGACGGGTCGCCCTGGGCCAGGGTGACCCGCCGCCGCTACCGCTAAAGTTCAGGCTTGGTTAGGCTTTAAAGAAAGGATCCAGGGCTTCCTTGGATACCGGGGCAGTAAACAGACTGGCAATGGCCACTACCAGAGCCGATACCACTACCCCCGGGATAACCGGTGAGACGTTCCAGGGAGCCACATTCTTCATTAACAATACCTGGTAGACCACACTGACGACGAAACCGGTCAGCACGCCGGCCCAGGCCGCACTGGTAGTCGCCCGGCGCCAGTACAGGCCCATATAAAGCGGGGCGAAGAAGGTAGATGCATAGACCCCCCAGATGAAAATGGACATAATGGCCAGGAGGTTCCAGCCGTAGCGGGTCAAAACGGCGCTCAGGACACCGCTGACGACGATCATCACCCTGGCTACCAAGACTTCTTCCCTGTCTGTGGCCTCCGGTCGGATTATACCTTTATAAATATCATGGCTGGCGTACATGCCGATCACCAGCAGGATGGAGTCGACGGTGGCGACGATGGTTGCTAAAATGGCCAGAGCGGTAACTGCACCCAGCCAGGATGGCATAAGCTGCATAATGGCCGTGGGGAAAGCAGTATCCGGGTTGCTCAGGGTAGGCAGCAATACCTTCAGAGCCAGGCCGATGACGGTTACCGCCAGGGCAAAGGGGATCATATAAAGGGCCCCCACACCGATAATGCCCCTGGCCGCGTTAACGTCTTTGGCCCCCGAGAACATGGTCAAATAATAACTGTTACTGGGGATCACCAGCAGGGTGGTAATGGTCCCACCAAGTAACTGGCCGGTGCCGCCCGGGAAATGGCCGCCGAATAACGGGTCCAGCAGTTTGGGATCAACAGCCGCCAGCTTTTGGTTGATGGTCGCCAAACCTCCCGCGGTGGGAATAATCCACCCGGCGGCGATTAAGACACCGATAATCATAATTACGGCACTCAGGGTGTCAGCCCAGCCTACAGTCTTCATGCCGCCCAGGGAGACGTAGATGATAATCAAGGCAGCGATCAGACTTACGGAGACCATAAAGGGGATACTGGTCAGGGTCTCCAGGAGGAGACCGGCGCCCCGCAATTGCAGGGTCAAAAGGGCGATATTGATGATAATCACCATCAGCGATGTTAAAACCTTCAGCCCTTTGCTTTCATAACGAACCTCAAAAATATCGGGAACAGTGATACGGCCGAACTCCCTGATCTTCCGGGCCGCTAAGAGCATGACCAGGATCAGACCCAAACCAGTGCCAATATGGTTGTACATAATCAGGGCGTAGCCGTATTTCCAACTATACCCCGTCCAGCCCAGGATAGT
Proteins encoded in this region:
- a CDS encoding sodium:solute symporter family protein — its product is MERTTFFIIMFLVLALGYIYLGWRSYSALKQGKDQAAGWSVAGRELGPIIGGGMFMATFFSALTILGWTGYSWKYGYALIMYNHIGTGLGLILVMLLAARKIREFGRITVPDIFEVRYESKGLKVLTSLMVIIINIALLTLQLRGAGLLLETLTSIPFMVSVSLIAALIIIYVSLGGMKTVGWADTLSAVIMIIGVLIAAGWIIPTAGGLATINQKLAAVDPKLLDPLFGGHFPGGTGQLLGGTITTLLVIPSNSYYLTMFSGAKDVNAARGIIGVGALYMIPFALAVTVIGLALKVLLPTLSNPDTAFPTAIMQLMPSWLGAVTALAILATIVATVDSILLVIGMYASHDIYKGIIRPEATDREEVLVARVMIVVSGVLSAVLTRYGWNLLAIMSIFIWGVYASTFFAPLYMGLYWRRATTSAAWAGVLTGFVVSVVYQVLLMKNVAPWNVSPVIPGVVVSALVVAIASLFTAPVSKEALDPFFKA